GGAATATTTTATGAGTGAGTACGATGAAGGGCGATTCCCGTCCATTTTCCATCTGTTCCTTCGCATTCCTTATTTCCATCGCCGCTTCAATCAGCGTATTGTCAGGATTGAGATAGAATAGTTCCGTCTCCTGTTTCTGCCCGTTAGTTGCAGAAGACAGGTAGAACTGTTCGAAAGTATTTTGAAGATGACCTACAAACGTTTAAAAAGTCTCTAAGCTTCTTTGAAAAGCTCTTAAGCTTTCTTTAAAAAGCTCCTAAGCTTTTTGTGAAAAGCTCTTAAGCTTTTTGGGGGAGACCATTGAGTTCCTTACACGTTTTATCTGTCCAATAAGAAAGGCAACCGACTATAAATGTCAGTTGCCTTTCTTTAATAATATCTGCTGTCAACTTGTCAACTTGAAAGTTTCACTTGTCAACTCGTCAACTATCTTACAAATTTGTGTTGTCCTTCTTCCAATCAGCAACAGCTGGGATGATGTTGAGGCTGATAATTTCGTCACGCATCTTGCAGAGGTGTTCGTAAGAAGCCTGAAGAGAAGCCATCTCCTCTGGAGTACCTGTTGGCTCAGTGTAGTGAACACCAGTAGCGTCAATTGTTGTAGGCATAGCCATCATAACGTTCTTGAAGCCGAGCTTCTCATCGTTAACGTAGCAACCTGCTGGCAAGGTAAACTTCTCACCACCCATTGCAGCCTCAATCATCTTAACAGCATTGTAAGCTGGGCTCTGGAATGAGCTGCGACCACGAAGCTTGATGATGTTAGAACCACCCTGTACGGTGTGGTGCTTAATCTCTTCCCAACGCTCTGCAGAGAGACCCATCTCTGACAATGGTTTGCCATCAATCTTAACCTTAGAAGCGAATACTGCCATCTGCTCACCGTGACCACCGTATGTGTGTGCACCAGTAACCTTATCCTGCTGTACGCCAAACTCGTGCGCCAAAGCCTGCTGCAGACGAGTAGAGTCGAGAGCAGCGAGTGATGTGAGCTGATTTGGTTTCAAACCAGAGTGAATAAGAGCTGTCAATGCAGTAACGTCAGCTGGGTTGAAGATAACAACAACGTGCTTAACATCTGGGCAATACTTCTTGATATTCTCACCGAAGTCAGCAGCAATCTTGCAGTTACCCTTCAACAAGTCCTCACGTGTCATACCCTCCTTACGTGGAGCACCACCAGAAGAGATGATGTACTTAGCACCTGTGAAAGCCTCTGCTGGGTCAACGGTGTAAGAGAGGTTAGCACCAGGGAAAGCGCAC
The Prevotella melaninogenica DNA segment above includes these coding regions:
- a CDS encoding malate dehydrogenase → MNYLTNEKLVIVGAGGMIGSNMVQTVLTLGLTPNICLYDIYEPGVHGVFDEMEQCAFPGANLSYTVDPAEAFTGAKYIISSGGAPRKEGMTREDLLKGNCKIAADFGENIKKYCPDVKHVVVIFNPADVTALTALIHSGLKPNQLTSLAALDSTRLQQALAHEFGVQQDKVTGAHTYGGHGEQMAVFASKVKIDGKPLSEMGLSAERWEEIKHHTVQGGSNIIKLRGRSSFQSPAYNAVKMIEAAMGGEKFTLPAGCYVNDEKLGFKNVMMAMPTTIDATGVHYTEPTGTPEEMASLQASYEHLCKMRDEIISLNIIPAVADWKKDNTNL